A genomic window from Algoriphagus sp. Y33 includes:
- a CDS encoding ABC transporter permease, whose translation MMFKTYLKIAWRSLKKNKLVSFINILGLALGIATCLVISLYVIEEFSYDRFFKDSDRIFRVTLDAKIGEQTLSEASVMAPVAETFKAEIPEVQVSTRVLNLHSNTKVRIGDKVIRKGNTAFVDPNFFEVFDLPFASGDPATALSNPNSVVLTEDQATALFGKDNAINQAIKLEGIGYYSSQYLDLSGDYTVTGVIKNIPENSHFDFAMLASMLGNPDAKNQSWLSGNYVTYLLLNKGATADQVETKIPTLTRKYMEDQMKQGLGMGFDEFFEKGNHVYLNLQPLTDIHLNNQFAGKGDFEAGGDLQTVLIYCAIAVFMLLIACINFMNLSTAGSSQRSKEIGVRKVMGSGKQDLVFQFLSESLIAVFIAMVLGLLLAKLALPFFNGFADKSLSLGFLFQPVVFLTLLALILLVTLMAGGYPAFFLSAFKPIESLKKKIIRSNRSGLRSSLVVFQFTVSVVLIIGTIVVSQQMNYIQNKDLGYDKEQLIVLRDAGLLGEHLDVFKDKLKGDPRIKNITKSAYIPSGPTDTNSQNLIIDESMSSTLRMIQYGIDEEYIPTLGMEILAGRNFSLDLGSEENNIIINQTAAKELGIEDDPVGQVFEKRTDNQGGREEVRVVGVVKDFVAKSLREPIKPLMMVYNPYYSLIMKVEKSELQPLLADMQSIWNGFNTGEAFHYAFLDELYNETYIQEAKMGSFLTVLSLMTIFVACLGLFGLVTFTAEQRIKEIGIRKVLGSTVNQIVGMLAKDFIKLVGISLIIAFPAGYFFMDMWLGNFAYHIDIAWWIYALAAGITLVIAFGTICLRSVKAALMNPVESLKSE comes from the coding sequence ATGATGTTCAAAACCTATCTGAAAATTGCCTGGAGAAGCCTGAAGAAGAATAAATTGGTGTCGTTTATCAATATTCTGGGACTGGCACTGGGTATTGCCACTTGCCTGGTTATTAGTCTGTATGTGATCGAAGAATTTAGCTATGATCGTTTTTTTAAGGATTCAGACAGGATCTTCAGAGTTACCCTGGATGCTAAGATAGGGGAGCAGACGCTCAGCGAAGCCAGTGTGATGGCTCCTGTGGCGGAGACTTTTAAAGCCGAAATTCCCGAGGTACAAGTAAGTACCAGAGTTCTGAATCTGCATTCCAATACTAAAGTCAGGATAGGGGACAAGGTGATCCGAAAAGGCAATACGGCTTTTGTTGATCCTAATTTCTTTGAGGTATTTGATCTTCCATTTGCCAGCGGAGATCCAGCTACTGCACTTTCAAACCCCAATTCTGTAGTACTCACCGAGGATCAAGCCACAGCTCTTTTTGGTAAGGATAACGCGATCAATCAGGCGATCAAGTTGGAAGGGATAGGCTATTATTCCAGCCAATATTTAGATTTGTCAGGGGACTATACAGTCACAGGAGTAATCAAAAACATCCCGGAAAACTCCCATTTCGATTTTGCCATGCTTGCATCTATGCTGGGTAATCCGGATGCGAAAAATCAAAGTTGGCTGTCAGGAAATTACGTCACCTATTTGCTGCTGAATAAGGGCGCTACGGCTGATCAAGTTGAAACTAAGATACCGACACTTACCAGGAAATACATGGAGGATCAGATGAAGCAAGGGTTGGGAATGGGGTTTGACGAGTTTTTTGAAAAAGGAAACCATGTGTATTTAAACCTACAGCCACTTACCGATATCCATCTCAACAACCAATTTGCAGGAAAGGGAGACTTTGAGGCTGGCGGCGACTTACAGACAGTGTTGATCTATTGCGCCATAGCAGTGTTTATGTTGCTGATTGCCTGCATCAATTTTATGAACCTTTCTACTGCCGGGTCATCTCAGCGCTCAAAAGAAATAGGAGTTAGAAAAGTCATGGGATCCGGGAAGCAGGATCTTGTATTTCAGTTTTTGTCAGAATCACTTATTGCGGTTTTCATTGCTATGGTTTTGGGGCTTTTACTGGCAAAATTAGCACTTCCGTTTTTCAATGGTTTTGCGGATAAATCCCTGTCACTTGGGTTTTTGTTCCAGCCTGTTGTTTTCCTAACTCTTTTGGCACTCATTCTCTTGGTCACACTGATGGCCGGCGGGTATCCGGCATTTTTCCTTTCGGCATTTAAGCCTATAGAGTCCTTGAAGAAAAAAATCATCAGAAGCAATAGAAGCGGATTGAGAAGTAGCTTGGTAGTGTTTCAATTCACAGTTTCAGTGGTATTGATCATCGGTACCATCGTGGTGTCTCAGCAAATGAATTACATCCAGAACAAAGATCTGGGTTATGATAAAGAGCAATTGATTGTCTTGCGCGACGCAGGACTCTTGGGGGAGCATCTGGATGTTTTCAAGGATAAGTTAAAAGGGGATCCACGGATTAAAAATATAACAAAATCCGCTTATATACCATCTGGGCCAACCGATACAAACAGCCAGAACCTGATAATCGATGAATCCATGTCAAGCACTTTACGGATGATCCAATATGGGATTGATGAAGAATATATCCCTACTCTTGGTATGGAAATCTTGGCAGGAAGAAACTTTTCTTTGGATCTCGGTTCGGAGGAAAATAACATAATCATCAATCAGACAGCTGCCAAGGAACTGGGGATAGAAGATGATCCGGTCGGGCAGGTTTTTGAAAAAAGAACCGATAATCAAGGTGGAAGGGAAGAAGTACGGGTAGTGGGCGTGGTGAAGGATTTTGTGGCAAAATCACTCAGAGAACCGATCAAACCTCTGATGATGGTTTACAATCCGTATTACAGCCTGATTATGAAAGTGGAAAAGTCAGAACTTCAGCCTTTGCTTGCCGACATGCAGTCGATCTGGAATGGCTTCAATACAGGCGAGGCTTTTCATTATGCTTTTTTGGATGAATTGTATAATGAGACTTACATACAAGAAGCCAAGATGGGTTCTTTCCTAACCGTCCTTTCCTTGATGACAATTTTCGTCGCATGTTTAGGCTTGTTTGGCTTAGTGACCTTCACTGCCGAGCAGAGGATCAAAGAAATCGGAATCCGAAAAGTATTGGGGTCTACGGTAAATCAGATTGTGGGAATGCTGGCCAAGGACTTTATCAAGCTGGTCGGAATTTCCCTGATCATAGCCTTTCCTGCAGGTTACTTCTTTATGGATATGTGGCTTGGTAATTTTGCCTACCACATCGACATAGCTTGGTGGATTTATGCCTTGGCAGCCGGGATTACGCTGGTAATTGCGTTTGGCACCATATGTCTGAGAAGCGTGAAAGCCGCCCTGATGAATCCTGTGGAAAGTTTGAAAAGTGAGTAG
- a CDS encoding ABC transporter permease: protein MLKNYLKIAWRNITRSKGYAFINIGGLSIGMASAILILLWVQNEVSMDREHPKSDRIYKTYNRDTFSGELWVWGSSPKILGPTLKKDYPEVEQAVRINNANFLFTVGDKKSNESGVFVDPEFLEVFDFPVLQGNSSTALDDPYNMVVTEDFAKKLFGEEDAIGQTVKIDSTDIFTVTAVLENIPNNTRFQSDFFLSWAYMKKLGWDDEWWGNNSVETYVLLAENASLEAFNEKIVNVTKDHTNGENTTEVFTYPLSQIHLYGKSENGKLVGGRVVTVRMFAFIALFILVIGCINFMNLSTARSEKRAKEVGLRKVVGARKTSLIAQFIGESILIAFIAGFFALLVVELALPSFNTLVDKQLHIPYSDVVFWFQLIGFILLTGLLAGSYPSFFLSSFSPVNVLKGTFKSGASAVNPRKILVVLQFSFAIVLIVSTIIIQRQIGHAQKRELGYDRDNLIYVMMQGDIDKHYSAIKQSLLNSGAVEAMTKSMSPITQRYSDGWGYSWEGSTPEDAKLDFIRFSTDADFMKVMGTELVEGRDIDIHQFPSDSTAILLNETAVRKMRLEDPLGQIVSDGDDNYTVVGIIKDFIFESPYDPVNPLMVFGPSSWFGVVHIRLKADQPVAENIASIQGVFEDFNPNFPFEYSFVDEQYARKFNDTRRTASLSILFTILTIVISCLGLFGLSTYMAANRIKEIGVRKVLGASVGSISMLLSKDFLKLVGIAFLLSVPVAWYVMDQWLDNYQYSVGIEWWVFVVTGTVTMLIALFTVGFQSIKAAMTNPARTLKSE from the coding sequence ATGCTCAAAAACTACCTTAAAATCGCTTGGAGAAATATTACCAGAAGCAAAGGATACGCCTTCATTAACATAGGCGGGTTAAGTATTGGAATGGCTTCTGCGATTCTGATCCTGTTATGGGTGCAGAATGAAGTAAGTATGGATCGGGAACATCCAAAGTCCGACCGGATTTACAAAACTTACAATAGAGATACGTTCAGCGGAGAACTCTGGGTGTGGGGGTCCTCACCAAAAATTTTGGGACCAACACTTAAGAAGGATTATCCGGAAGTGGAGCAGGCTGTGAGAATTAATAATGCCAATTTCCTCTTTACGGTAGGAGATAAAAAATCCAACGAATCAGGAGTCTTTGTCGATCCTGAGTTTTTGGAAGTTTTTGATTTTCCGGTGCTTCAAGGCAACAGTTCCACTGCCTTGGATGATCCGTACAACATGGTAGTGACTGAAGACTTTGCCAAGAAGCTTTTCGGCGAGGAAGACGCTATAGGACAAACAGTAAAAATCGACAGTACTGATATTTTTACAGTAACCGCAGTGCTGGAAAACATTCCCAATAACACGAGGTTCCAATCGGACTTTTTTCTCTCCTGGGCTTATATGAAAAAACTGGGTTGGGATGACGAATGGTGGGGAAACAATTCCGTGGAAACCTATGTCTTGCTAGCAGAGAATGCTTCCCTGGAGGCGTTTAATGAAAAAATAGTGAACGTAACCAAGGATCATACGAATGGGGAAAATACTACAGAGGTGTTTACCTATCCGCTTTCACAAATCCACCTTTACGGGAAAAGCGAGAATGGAAAGCTTGTAGGAGGTAGGGTAGTGACGGTGAGGATGTTTGCATTTATCGCATTGTTTATTCTGGTGATAGGCTGCATCAACTTTATGAATCTGAGTACCGCCCGCAGTGAAAAGAGAGCCAAAGAAGTGGGGTTGAGAAAGGTGGTAGGGGCAAGAAAAACCTCACTTATTGCACAGTTTATAGGAGAAAGCATACTTATTGCGTTTATCGCTGGGTTTTTCGCGCTCCTCGTGGTAGAGCTTGCGCTTCCATCGTTTAATACGTTGGTAGATAAGCAGCTTCATATCCCATACAGCGATGTGGTTTTCTGGTTTCAACTGATTGGCTTTATCCTTTTGACAGGTTTGCTAGCGGGTAGTTATCCCTCATTTTTCCTTTCTTCATTCAGCCCTGTCAATGTGCTGAAAGGAACTTTCAAATCCGGGGCCTCGGCAGTAAATCCACGGAAAATATTGGTGGTGTTGCAGTTCAGCTTTGCCATCGTGCTTATAGTCTCCACCATCATCATTCAGCGTCAGATCGGCCATGCCCAAAAAAGGGAGCTGGGCTATGATAGAGACAACCTTATCTATGTAATGATGCAAGGTGATATTGATAAGCACTACAGCGCCATCAAACAATCCCTGCTAAACAGCGGGGCCGTAGAGGCGATGACTAAGTCCATGAGCCCGATCACACAGCGATACAGTGATGGCTGGGGCTATTCTTGGGAAGGCAGTACTCCCGAAGACGCAAAACTTGATTTCATCAGATTCAGTACGGACGCTGATTTTATGAAAGTGATGGGAACTGAGTTGGTTGAGGGAAGGGATATCGATATCCATCAGTTTCCAAGTGATTCGACTGCCATTTTATTGAATGAAACGGCTGTGAGAAAAATGCGATTGGAAGATCCTCTGGGACAGATCGTATCTGATGGAGATGACAACTATACAGTTGTAGGTATTATTAAGGATTTTATTTTTGAATCTCCCTATGATCCCGTCAATCCTTTAATGGTATTTGGGCCTTCTTCTTGGTTTGGTGTGGTACATATACGCCTCAAAGCAGATCAGCCTGTCGCTGAGAATATTGCTTCAATTCAGGGAGTTTTTGAAGACTTCAATCCCAATTTTCCTTTCGAATACAGTTTTGTAGATGAGCAATATGCCAGAAAATTCAATGATACCAGGCGTACTGCAAGTCTATCTATACTTTTCACCATTTTGACTATTGTTATTTCCTGCCTGGGATTGTTTGGACTATCTACCTATATGGCAGCAAACCGTATCAAGGAAATCGGTGTACGAAAAGTATTGGGAGCAAGTGTGGGAAGTATCTCCATGTTGCTATCCAAGGATTTCCTGAAACTGGTAGGGATCGCATTTCTTCTGTCCGTTCCGGTAGCATGGTACGTCATGGATCAATGGCTCGATAATTACCAATACAGTGTGGGAATAGAATGGTGGGTGTTTGTAGTCACGGGTACGGTCACTATGCTTATCGCATTGTTCACCGTAGGTTTTCAATCGATCAAGGCGGCTATGACCAATCCTGCGAGAACGCTGAAGAGCGAGTAG
- a CDS encoding ABC transporter permease, whose amino-acid sequence MLKNYLKIAWRNLLKAKGFSFINIAGLSIAISACILISIYILHESSYDKFVPNSANIYRAVNSINLGNGTERGIHFSANMARTVEADFDEVEKAGRIMDNELFYGAGANEIQIDDQDMQHHEEGFAYADQEILDIFSIPMVFGDAKTALTEPKSIVISESISEKFFKGQNPVGSVIYLNGNREDPRRITAVMRDFPTNSHLDYKYFLTMKGVEFGQGEQDRWVQSNYKTYLQLRPDTDVDEFDKTLSSTVIVKYLKPAMLAMGMTMAEGLEDKAELYLQPMTDIHLYSANIGKESGFRNDIKIVWIFGTVALFILVLASINFVNLSTAKSANRAKEVGLRKVVGSSRANLVVQFLAESMLLTLIAFMFGVVLAQSVMPLFREMTGIDLTMPWSNLFFLPVLFLAAILVGGLAGFYPSLYLSGFSPIHVLKGRLRLGSKSGGFQSSMVVFQFTVSIILIIGTLIINEQMAHILNSKIGFDKEQVIQLYGTNMLGEKDEIFKDELVRINGVQSVSISDYLPLANTKRNGNQFVNEGRDNIDQSISGQVWQVDEDYLQTLGIELIAGRNFDPSVATDREATIVNEQMVKELGLEDPIGKKISRYREVNEIIGVVKDFRFDNMKQRIMPLALFMGKSNTIISIKTNTSDMQGLLKSIEEKWTAFAPNLAFRYEFMDDSFAQMYSNVHRIKIIMMSFSVLAVLIACMGLFALSAYMVEQRNKEMSIRKVLGASVQGIFRIQTQNFVSLILISLVLAIPISYYLMENWLKDYEYKIEIGWQTFLVSGAIAVVIALLTISYHAFKSAMINPVNNLKGE is encoded by the coding sequence ATGTTAAAAAATTATCTAAAAATCGCCTGGAGAAACTTACTCAAAGCAAAGGGTTTTTCATTTATAAATATTGCTGGTTTGAGCATTGCCATTTCAGCATGTATCCTTATATCGATTTACATCCTTCATGAGTCGAGCTATGATAAGTTCGTTCCCAATTCAGCTAATATCTATCGTGCGGTAAACAGTATCAATTTAGGTAATGGTACAGAGAGAGGAATTCATTTTTCTGCAAATATGGCCCGTACAGTGGAGGCAGATTTTGATGAAGTGGAAAAAGCAGGAAGGATCATGGATAATGAGTTGTTCTATGGGGCAGGAGCCAATGAAATCCAAATTGATGATCAGGACATGCAGCACCATGAAGAAGGTTTTGCTTATGCCGATCAGGAGATTCTAGATATTTTCAGTATTCCAATGGTATTCGGTGATGCTAAAACTGCACTTACAGAGCCAAAGTCTATTGTCATTTCTGAATCTATTTCCGAAAAATTTTTTAAAGGCCAAAATCCGGTAGGAAGTGTGATTTATCTCAATGGAAATCGGGAAGACCCTAGAAGAATTACTGCTGTGATGAGGGATTTTCCTACTAACTCTCACCTGGACTACAAATACTTTTTGACCATGAAGGGAGTTGAATTTGGGCAAGGGGAGCAGGATAGATGGGTACAGTCCAATTACAAAACTTACTTACAGCTTAGACCAGATACAGATGTAGATGAATTTGACAAAACGCTTTCTTCCACTGTGATTGTTAAATACCTCAAACCGGCAATGTTAGCAATGGGGATGACTATGGCGGAAGGATTGGAAGATAAAGCAGAGCTATATCTACAGCCCATGACGGATATCCATTTGTACTCTGCTAATATCGGTAAGGAATCTGGCTTTAGAAACGATATTAAAATCGTATGGATTTTTGGGACTGTCGCCTTGTTTATCCTGGTTTTGGCTTCCATTAATTTTGTGAATCTTTCTACAGCAAAATCGGCCAACCGCGCCAAAGAGGTGGGTTTGCGTAAAGTCGTTGGATCAAGCCGTGCAAATCTGGTGGTTCAGTTCCTTGCAGAATCCATGCTTTTAACCCTCATAGCATTTATGTTTGGGGTTGTATTGGCTCAGTCGGTCATGCCGCTGTTCCGAGAGATGACTGGAATAGACCTTACTATGCCATGGTCAAATCTATTTTTTCTCCCAGTTCTATTCTTGGCAGCAATACTAGTGGGAGGCCTAGCGGGTTTTTATCCATCGCTCTACCTTTCAGGATTTTCACCCATACATGTCCTGAAGGGGAGATTGAGATTGGGAAGCAAATCCGGGGGATTCCAGAGCAGCATGGTCGTGTTTCAGTTCACTGTTTCGATTATCTTAATCATTGGCACCTTGATTATTAACGAGCAGATGGCTCATATTCTCAATTCCAAAATAGGTTTTGACAAGGAGCAGGTGATTCAGCTATACGGCACCAATATGCTGGGTGAAAAGGATGAGATTTTTAAAGATGAGCTGGTTAGGATCAATGGGGTTCAATCTGTGAGTATCTCTGATTATTTGCCTTTGGCCAATACCAAAAGGAACGGGAATCAATTTGTCAATGAAGGAAGAGACAATATTGATCAAAGTATCTCGGGGCAAGTTTGGCAAGTAGATGAGGACTATTTGCAGACACTGGGAATTGAGTTGATAGCGGGGAGGAACTTTGATCCTTCAGTAGCTACAGACCGGGAAGCCACCATCGTAAACGAACAAATGGTCAAAGAACTTGGGTTGGAAGATCCCATAGGTAAAAAAATTTCGAGGTATAGGGAAGTAAATGAAATTATTGGAGTGGTCAAAGATTTCAGGTTTGATAATATGAAACAGCGTATCATGCCGCTGGCTCTATTTATGGGTAAAAGCAACACGATCATTTCCATCAAAACGAATACTTCTGATATGCAAGGTTTACTAAAATCCATTGAGGAAAAGTGGACTGCTTTTGCTCCCAATCTGGCATTTCGCTATGAATTCATGGACGATTCTTTTGCCCAGATGTATAGCAATGTCCATAGGATCAAAATCATCATGATGAGTTTCTCCGTTTTGGCGGTACTCATCGCCTGCATGGGATTGTTTGCACTGTCTGCCTATATGGTTGAGCAGAGGAACAAAGAGATGAGCATACGCAAAGTGTTGGGAGCTTCCGTCCAAGGCATCTTTAGAATCCAAACACAAAACTTTGTCTCATTAATACTGATCTCATTGGTTTTGGCCATTCCTATTTCTTACTACCTGATGGAGAATTGGCTGAAAGACTACGAATATAAAATTGAAATAGGTTGGCAAACATTCCTTGTTTCGGGAGCTATCGCAGTAGTCATAGCCCTTCTTACGATAAGCTATCATGCATTTAAATCTGCCATGATCAACCCGGTAAATAACCTAAAAGGAGAGTAA
- a CDS encoding ABC transporter permease, whose amino-acid sequence MLKNYLKIAYRNLLKKKVYSFINIVGLGIGMACCVLIFMFVQDELSYDTYHEKGDRIFRVIHGVAQEGVEPDLSTFWVWGNAPIGPALQLDFPEIEKVVQFSGRADILFTVGEETQQEEGVFFMDSTVFDVFSWELLEGDPKTALVAPFSVVLTESTAKKYFGNEEALGKTMKGSEAAGRSNPGDYTVTGVMKDLPSNSHFKFNTLLSLSTFKLSRPGIFDAWGYVDT is encoded by the coding sequence ATGCTTAAAAACTACCTAAAAATCGCCTATAGAAATCTTCTGAAAAAGAAGGTTTATTCCTTTATTAATATTGTTGGTTTGGGGATTGGCATGGCCTGCTGTGTGCTTATTTTTATGTTTGTGCAGGATGAGCTCTCCTATGATACCTACCATGAAAAAGGGGACAGGATATTTAGAGTAATTCACGGTGTGGCTCAGGAAGGAGTGGAACCTGACCTTTCCACATTTTGGGTTTGGGGGAATGCGCCTATTGGACCTGCGTTGCAGCTGGATTTTCCGGAGATTGAAAAAGTGGTTCAATTTTCAGGAAGAGCGGATATCCTTTTTACCGTAGGGGAGGAGACGCAGCAGGAAGAGGGGGTGTTTTTTATGGACTCCACGGTGTTTGATGTATTCAGCTGGGAGTTGCTGGAAGGAGACCCCAAGACGGCTTTAGTGGCCCCGTTCAGTGTGGTTTTGACCGAGTCAACTGCCAAAAAATACTTTGGAAATGAGGAGGCACTTGGAAAAACAATGAAAGGAAGTGAAGCAGCCGGAAGATCAAACCCAGGGGATTATACTGTGACTGGAGTCATGAAGGATCTTCCTTCCAATTCTCATTTCAAGTTCAATACCTTATTGTCCCTAAGTACTTTCAAGCTGTCTAGGCCTGGGATTTTTGATGCCTGGGGGTATGTGGATACTTAA
- a CDS encoding FtsX-like permease family protein, producing the protein MWILNTYFLVNDQFDKANFEARIPEFIARRAGENNGPDYTVVIESLKDVYLRTAVQRQPGDTGSLTNIYVFSIIGLFILTIAMINFMNLSTARSMERAKEVGIRKSIGADRRNLMFQFLGESLIIVVLAFVVGIILTTIAMPMMNDMTGKVFEISRIVNWQTIPAFLVIMLVIGLLAGSYPALVLSGFRPLMILKGINKSDARGANLRKGLVVFQFSLSITLIAGTIIVYTQMSHLLDKDMGFDKDHMVVLDYNYDGQVNNVSSSLESELEKNPNILSVAFSRSVPGSHFPNAYTTLETSDGEMVGQAQPVFQVGLDFIDHYGLEVVAGRSYSRDYPSDSTSALVINEAAAR; encoded by the coding sequence ATGTGGATACTTAATACTTATTTCTTGGTAAATGATCAGTTTGATAAGGCGAATTTTGAAGCAAGAATCCCGGAATTTATAGCGCGGAGAGCAGGTGAAAATAATGGGCCAGACTATACTGTTGTCATTGAGTCTTTGAAAGATGTCTACCTGAGGACAGCCGTTCAGAGACAGCCGGGTGATACCGGTTCTTTGACAAATATCTACGTGTTCTCCATCATTGGCCTTTTTATTCTGACTATTGCGATGATCAACTTTATGAACCTATCCACGGCCCGGTCTATGGAGCGGGCCAAGGAAGTTGGCATCCGCAAATCTATCGGGGCAGATCGCCGAAATTTGATGTTTCAGTTTTTGGGAGAATCTCTGATTATCGTGGTATTGGCATTCGTAGTCGGTATTATTTTGACGACCATCGCAATGCCGATGATGAATGATATGACTGGAAAGGTGTTCGAAATCAGCCGAATAGTCAACTGGCAGACCATTCCCGCTTTTCTGGTTATCATGCTTGTGATTGGCCTTTTGGCAGGCTCATATCCAGCCTTGGTCTTGTCGGGCTTCAGGCCTCTGATGATTCTCAAAGGAATAAATAAATCAGATGCCAGAGGAGCAAATCTCCGAAAGGGATTGGTGGTTTTCCAGTTCAGCCTATCGATTACACTGATTGCCGGGACGATAATTGTCTATACTCAAATGAGTCACTTGCTGGATAAGGACATGGGCTTTGATAAGGATCATATGGTGGTATTGGACTACAATTATGACGGGCAGGTCAATAATGTCTCTTCGTCCTTGGAAAGCGAGTTGGAGAAAAATCCCAACATTCTTTCAGTGGCTTTTTCAAGGAGTGTTCCGGGAAGTCATTTCCCTAACGCTTACACGACCTTGGAGACTTCCGATGGAGAGATGGTAGGACAGGCACAGCCGGTATTTCAAGTTGGCTTGGACTTTATAGATCATTATGGGCTGGAAGTGGTAGCCGGAAGATCATATTCCAGAGATTATCCCTCAGATTCCACATCGGCTTTGGTTATCAATGAAGCTGCGGCGAGGTAG
- a CDS encoding ABC transporter permease yields MVKDFNYISLHNTVEPLTLPFEAYASRYMSLKVKGEDLPATLSQIEGVWKQLAPHRLFIYSFLDEDFNKQYESDFRFRQIFTTFSVLAIFIACLGLLGLATYTAEQRTKEIGIRKVLGANIGSIVGLLSKDFIKLVLIAIVVATPLAWYVMNRWLEGFAYQVTIQWWIFLISGVLAVIVALVTISFQSVKAAMMNPVNSLKSE; encoded by the coding sequence GTGGTAAAGGATTTTAATTATATCTCTCTGCACAATACCGTAGAGCCGTTGACTTTGCCTTTTGAAGCCTATGCGAGTAGGTATATGAGTTTGAAGGTCAAAGGTGAAGACTTGCCTGCCACGCTTTCTCAGATTGAGGGAGTTTGGAAGCAACTGGCTCCCCACAGGCTGTTTATCTACAGTTTTCTCGACGAGGATTTCAATAAGCAATACGAATCAGATTTCAGATTCAGACAGATCTTTACCACATTTTCGGTATTGGCGATTTTCATCGCCTGCCTTGGGCTTTTGGGGCTCGCTACCTACACCGCTGAGCAGCGGACCAAGGAAATCGGAATCAGAAAAGTATTGGGGGCAAACATTGGAAGCATTGTAGGTTTGCTATCCAAAGATTTTATCAAGCTGGTATTGATTGCTATTGTTGTAGCCACTCCACTAGCTTGGTATGTGATGAATAGATGGCTGGAAGGCTTTGCTTATCAGGTCACTATTCAATGGTGGATCTTCCTTATTTCGGGTGTGTTGGCGGTAATCGTAGCACTGGTAACGATCAGTTTCCAGTCGGTGAAAGCAGCTATGATGAATCCGGTGAATAGCTTGAAGAGTGAGTGA